Proteins found in one Chiloscyllium plagiosum isolate BGI_BamShark_2017 chromosome 23, ASM401019v2, whole genome shotgun sequence genomic segment:
- the fgl2a gene encoding fibrinogen-like 2a, protein MKTAVAFVFLNIGLILCIEASVEYSNTSRFTNSRKQNENGACAIQLKRTECDEDEVCSYKVNLPPLTVQLPKETKLLKQTIKQVKSLTATVNKMKNRWLEAKQKKPISHKQATGDIEDGRKDTKRISLLEEKIIKLTGLLQKARNQINVLQGRLEKISILNMDNVLHYIDNELSKINYTVNTLNNKCSTTCEAQGQQATKYPQDCSDYYYNLKERKSGIYVIGESLNERFSVYCDMETENGGWTVVQNRKDGSVDFNRTWAEYKNGFGNLSTEFWLGNDKIHFLTKSKEMILRIELEDWNSIKEYASYDQFFVADEDHYYRLTVKNFSGTAGDALHNGKNYNHDQKYFTTKDKDNDNYSSGNCGAYYSSGWWFDACMSANLNGKYYKKFYRGIRNGIYWGTWYNAANEILNGYRHSFKSVRMLIRPKAFRPQV, encoded by the exons ATGAAGACTGCTGTTGCATttgttttcttgaatattggattAATTCTATGTATTGAGGCTTCTGTGGAATACAGCAATACCAGCAGATTCACAAATtccagaaaacaaaatgaaaatggagCCTGTGCCATCCAGCTGAAGCGCACAGAGTGTGATGAAGATGAAGTCTGTAGTTATAAGGTcaaccttccacctctcaccgTTCAGCTTCCCAAAGAGACAAAACTCCTCAAACAGACCATCAAACAAGTGAAAAGTCTAACAGCAACAGTCAATAAGATGAAGAATAGGTGGCTGGAAGCAAAACAGAAAAAGCCTATTAGTCATAAGCAAGCTACTGGAGATATAGAAGATGGAAGGAAGGATACCAAGAGAATATCATTGTTGGAGGAAAAAATTATTAAGCTAACAGGTTTATTACAGAAAGCCAGAAATCAAATCAATGTGCTTCAGGGTCGTTTAGAAAAGATAAGTATTCTGAATATGGACAATGTTTTGCACTATATTGACAATGAGCTTTCAAAAATTAACTACACAGTGAATACATTGAACAACAAGTGTTCTACAACTTGTGAAGCTCAAGGTCAACAAG CCACAAAATATCCTCAAGATTGCTCAGATTATTATTACAACTTAAAAGAACGGAAAAGCGGTATCTATGTAATTGGTGAAAGCTTGAATGAAAGGTTTTCAGTTTATTGTGATATGGAAACTGAGAATGGAGGTTGGACAGTGGTGCAGAATCGTAAAGACGGTAGTGTTGATTTTAATCGCACTTGGGCTGAATACAAAAATGGTTTTGGGAATCTCTCGACAGAATTTTGGCTGGGAAATGACAAAATACATTTTTTGACAAAATCCAAGGAAATGATTTTAAGAATTGAATTGGAAGACTGGAACAGCATCAAAGAATATGCCTCTTATGATCAATTCTTCGTTGCAGATGAAGATCATTATTATCGCCTGACTGTTAAGAATTTCTCAGGCACAGCTGGTGATGCACTGCATAATGGCAAGAATTACAACCATGATCAAAAATATTTCACCACCAAAGATAAAGATAATGATAATTATTCTTCAGGTAACTGCGGGGCATATTATAGCTCTGGCTGGTGGTTTGATGCTTGCATGTCAGCCAATCTCAATGGCAAATATTATAAAAAGTTCTACAGAGGCATACGAAATGGTATTTATTGGGGC